The DNA segment ACCGCAGTAAAGTTTGGAAATGCCTATCATGTGGTTTAAACCTCTCTTATGAAGTGAAGGTTTCAGGTAGCATACAAAAGTGCAGGTGAAAAGACGAAATGAGGACCCGTAAAAGGTCCTCATTCTTTTTCTTCAGCAAACGATAGTAGTAGTTATCAAAAAGTCAAGGTGAATGGAGATTATTCTGCCAGTCTAATCTCAACGCGTCGATTCTTTTTCAAATCGGCAGCAGTTTTTCCTGTGGTCAAGGGACGTGATTGACCATAGCCCACAGCTTGCATGGTTTCCGGTGCTATATTCCATTTTGAGACAAGATATTCTTTGACTGCCTGGGCACGTTTTTTGGAAAGATTCAGGTTGTACAGTTCTGAACCAGTGGCATCAGTATGTCCTGCAATGATAATTGATTTACCTGTCAGTTCCGGAGATGTCATGGCTTGGCCTACTGAATCGAGCAGAGTATATGATTCCTGATCAATAATTGCGTTGTCGAATTTGAAATGGATGTCCAGATTCACACCTTTTACCTGGGGGCGCTGGGAGGGAACTTCTTTGGCCGAGGGCTGTTTGGCAGTGGTCTCGGGAGGGAGGTCCGTTTCTATTTTTTGCTGATCTGTAGAAGTTTTCAGTGGGGCAGGAGCAAGAGGTTCTGCCGTCAGATTGGCTTTGACTTCCTGAACATTGGCAGCAAACGGATAGTTGGAATCAGGAGTGGGCAACCAGCCTTTGAGCGGCAGTGCCATGTCTTTTGCTATGGCACGTATGATTTTATTGAACGGACCTTCTGACATGCGGTATGCCTGCTGGAAAACTATGTAGTCTTCGGTTTCTCGTTTGGCGATTCTTCCTGACTGTATCATGTCCCAGAGGAGTTCCCCACTCTCGGTCGAGTATATTTTTATGGCGATGGTTATGGCTGTATCATCCAAAGTGTGCCCCGCATAGAAATAAGGGACATACCCGAGAACAAGCAGGTCGGCTCCTCGAAAACGCGCTTGTGCCAGAGCTTCTTGCATTCCTTTGTTCAGAGTGTCGTGCCGCAGCTCTTGAGTGGGGAATAGACGTTCTTCAGTCCAGGCATAATGAAAAATTTCGGCAAAGGTATTTGCGAGGTGTCTATAGTCACTGTTTGGCTGTTGGATGATAAAAGGTGGAATATAGGCTGTGAGTGGTCGGTACTCTTTCCCCTTTGGGTGGATAGAAACCTGAAGTGACGATTTCCTGACAGGCACATCGTGGTATATGGTTGGTGGTTCCGAAAGGGAAGCATCGATGTGTCCACATGCTGCGAGTATAGATAACAGGCCTAGAAGTAGTATCTTTTTCATAACGTCCACCGGATTGATGTTGCAATGATTCCGAGGAGTGCGCCACTGTACTGACACTCCGAAGAGAATGAACATGAAAAGCAATATATGTGCCGCAGAGCTACTGAAGTCTTTCGGTGGGGGAGGGCGCAGACTCAATGGATTCGAGAAGTTGTTCTTTGGATTCAAGCAATCCCTGGCGCAGGAGTATTTTTTTCCCGGTTGAAAGCTTGCGAAATTCAGGCCTGTCTGCCAAGTCGCTCAGGCGATCCATTTCATTGAGTATGTTTCGGATCAGAGTTTGAATGTCCTTGCCTCGCGGGCTGAGTTGCGAGGCAAGGACTGCGAGTTCACGAATTTCATGTGCCATTTTCTTGAAGTTCCGGGGCTGTATCTGACGTGCCAGTTGACGCTGTGCGCGAAAGCTCTCGACCTTATCCCTGAACCATCCCATACCTATGCTCCCTAAATTAACAGTCCGGAACTGTTTGCTGAATAAAAGCCAGCAATCATGGCTAGTAGGATAGGAATAAGGGTAATAGGAATGATTTTCGAGTAGGATGAACTGTGTACCTGTTTAAGCCCCACAACCGTCAGGGCAAGACGCAGGATGACGGTGATACACATCCACCCTAACTGGATATTCATGGTCGGCATAGGGAAAAGCCCCAGAATAACCGGTGTGTTGGAGTAGGCCAAGACGCGGAATGTCCCTTCGAAACCTTGCCGATCCTCTTGGGTCAGCTTCAAGAGAAGATGGTATAATCCGGCCATGAGAAATTGACCGGCAGTAACGACAGCAGGCATGAGAAGCAGGATAGTAAGCATTGCTGTTGATGACACTTCATTGGTCAATGAATTATTGTTTCCCGTGAGTGGAGAAAGTCCTCCAAGTCCCCAAAGAAATTGGAATAATTCCTGAATCATTGGGAGTAAGATGGCAAAAGCCAGAGGTTTGGAAAGCCCTCCGCCGACCGGCATGACTGAAAAAAAGAGTTTTGGAGATGTCAGAATCAGTTTGATGGTCAGGAACAAGCCAGGAAAAAAACCATAGCGATCCAATTGCTCAAAAGGAGGCGGGACCAAAATGGAGTTGTGTTCTTCCTCTTCAGATTTCAATGATTCCTGCATCGGATCTGGGAAATCTTCATTGAATTCACCTGTCCATCCGGGAACAGGCTCTTGATTTTTTTGTTGATATGATTTTTCGCGCGGTTCTTCTGTGTGATTTTGTTCCCGCGAGGTCTCTGGGGGGCGCATACTGTCAAGCTTCTCCCACAGTCCTTCCTCTGTTTTTTCGCCTGGGGCTGTGAGGGAAGGAAGGTCGGACTCTTCTTCCATTTTACGCTTTTTATCCGAGTTTTTCGGTGTTGGAGAGACTGTCTCGGCTTGATCCGATGGAATCTCTTCATGTGTCGTTTGCGCGGGAGGGGTGGTAGGGAGAGTAGAAGTCTCCTCCTGTTCTTCAATGACGAAATCATCCTCAGGGATGTCCCGAAATTGAAATTTGGTCCGGCACTTGGGGCATGTCGCCATAGCAGAACGTGCCGGAATCTTCGTTTCGTCAACTTCTCTGCCAAATTGGCATTCAGGGCAAATTATTTCCATCGTCATTCCTCGAAAGACGTTGCGGTCAGTATCGTGTGCTCGTAGCTATTTTGTACGGAAGAATCAAGTTTGGTGCAAATATGGTCAAATGCTATACGGGATTCTCTTCAAGCAGCATGACTTGGAGAGTCCCTGCAATGAAAGAGGCTTCAGCGAAGTGAGAGCGTTTCAGGCTTGGGTATTCATTATTGAGGATGTGATGTATACGGTCGCCACCGGCTTTGTCAAAGCGTTCCAGCTTTGCAGTCAATTCTTTGGTCCCTTTTCGAAGGCGGCTGAAATGTACAATAGGCGCGTCAACAGCCAGGGCCGTTCGTCCTGTTATGCCATGGAGACGCTCATGCACAGGGCGATCAAATGTGATCCCCGGGAGATTTTTGAAAAGGCGTAATTGCAGGTCCGGCCATAACCCGAATCCGATCTTGCTGTTCTCTGAGTCCGGGTACAATGTCATGCGGGGAAAGTAGCATGCTTCCAGGCGTTTAATGAGCAGAAGGGCAGTGAAAAGTGCCCAAGTGTCTTCACTGAACATTTCATCGCCGTCCAGGTAAAGAATCCATTCACCGTCACATTTTTCCAGCATCAGGTTACGTTGATCTGCAAAATCCTCCAGGGGATGGGCAAAGTGTCTGATGTTAGCCTCGCATCGAAATTCTTTTGCTGGTACTTCGTGACTGTCCCAAATGACCACTATTTCTTTAATCCAATCCGGGAATTGTGCGAAAAAAGTCTCTAAATCCGGCTCCTCCGGGTGGAGAATTACTCCAACACTCAGGTCTGGAGCCTGCACAGCGACATGGCTCAGGTAGGAACTGTTGATCGCCTGATGTGGTCGGGCGCTGATAAAAAGACGTTGGAGTGATTGAAATTTGTTTTTCGTCTTTTCGTCAAGATCCGGGTTCAGGGCTGTATGAGCGTTTTTTGTAGTTATACCAATCGTAAAAAGTAAATAGAGGAGAGCCCAGGGGGAGGTGTCGCATGCAACAGCCTTCCGCGTGCTTGAATGCCATTCTGGATTATTCTTCAGGAAATCCCGAGCAGTGGTCAACCCCGTTTCACAAACAATAAGATTCATTTCTTGGGGGAGAGCCTCTGCAAGAGCCAAGGCGTGGGAACCGGAACCAAGTCCAAACAGGATAAGAGTGCATGCGCCACTTTTTGCGTGAAGATTGACGGTCCTTTGGATAAAGGTCTCCATTTCGTCTTGTTTCTTCGATAGCTTTTCATTGTGAATCGCCTCTGGTTTCTTGAAGTCGAAGGTCAGGACCGAATGTGTATATTCTTGTATCAAGCTGATGCTCATGATGTGATTCCTTTGAGAGTCAGGAGTTCTGTGTAAATGGTTTCAAGCTGTGCGGCAATGTCCTGCATTCGATAGAGCTGCGCTGCTTTCGATTGTCCGTTCTGTCCCATGCGTTTCGCTTCTTCCGGGTGAGTCAGCAGATATTTGACGGCTCCAACATAGTCCTCGAGAGTTCGTGCAACCAGTCCGGTGACACCATGTTCAACCAGTTCAAGCTGTGCATTGTCCTTAAGTCCTTCACAGGGATGTGTGACCACAGGTAATCCACAAGCCATGGCCTCAGCTATGACGAGGCCAAAGGATTCTCCAGTATCATTGGCATGGGCCAGCAATGAAAGTTCATTCATGAAGTCAGCGACTTCTGCATCTGTATGAACCGGATCATGGAAGACAACATTCTGATCAAGCCTATGCGTATTTACATAATCGTATGCTTCGGGAATTCCGCCTATAATATGGTACTGGAAGTTGGGAATATCTTGAACCAGGCGAGGAAGGATTTCCAGTGCGAGCGAAGACCATTTCCCCGGATCTGCTCGGGATATTCTTCCTGCGATAGGGAGAGAAAAATCTTTGTTCTTGAGAGCATGTTTGGCCAGAAAATCGGTATCAACCGGGTTGTAAAGAAATGAATATCGAGGAGGACAGGCATTGATACCATGGACGTGGGCAAAACGATCAAGGCAAAACTTCGAAACAAAAAGAGTCCTGTCAAGAATAAGCGCTGCGGGGCTGGGGTCATGATGCCCAAAAACATTTGTCTCGACCACAACGGGTATTTTTGCCAGTTTCATGGGGGTCAACTGTCCTGGTTCGGGCCAGCCAGCGCGATGAATATGGACAATATGCGGCTGAAATGAATGCAGGAGCTTCAGGATATCCCCACCTATGTGGGTTGTAATTCCCTGTGCCCTGAGTTGTGTGCCAACTTCCCCATTTCCTGCGGCATATACTACAGGATTGAACCGCTGGCGGTCCAGGTTTGCAACGAGCAGTCGCATAACTTTTTCCGTACCGCCAAGGTTCAGGGATTTGACAACATGGAGGACTCGAATCCGTGAATCAGACATGGTGGAAAGGTGCCATATGCAGTGGGGCTTGTAAATATGGCAGGTGCTTGGAACCCAAAAGAAAATCGGCCCCAGAGGGCCGATTTTGATTAACCGTTGTTATTGCTGTATGCGTTGGCAGCCCTGAATTTGGCAGCGTTGAAAGCTGATCGGAGTTTGGCTGGTTCTTCGTTTTGGGGCGGTGTTGGTTGTTCTCCAGTTGTTGGCTTCGGCTGAGTCTGAGTTTTCTGTGGTGCCGACGGCTGAGCGGGGGAAGCCGATTGGGGCATAATCGGAGGGGCTACCGGGACAGAAGGAGCCATTGGCTCCGTCCCTTTTGCCGAGATTTGCCGCGAATCACCAGGAGCTGCCTTTCCTTCTTCCGTAGGCACAATCTGGACATAGGCGGAACGAATTCCGTCTAGGATCTTGATGACATCATCAATCATTTTTTTGTCCAGGCGAATGTTCGCCTTGAGGAGCTGCGAGGTGCAGAACATGTAGAGTTGAGCAAGGCGAGGCGTTATTTCTCCACCTTTTTCCTTATTCAGACTTTCCGACAGCTCATGAATAATCGCCATGGCCTTGGAAATATATATTCCTTTTTTGGCGAAATCCTTGTTGTCAATTTCAAGCTTGGCGCGTTTGAGGAACTTGATCGCGGCGTCATAGAGCATGATCAAGAGTTCGCCTTGCGTGGTCGTTTCGACCTGGGTTGCAAGATAGGCCCGTGCAGGGTTGGCCATTCAGTCTTCCTCCTGTCTTTGCTACTCGAGCTGAGCCAGCGAGCTTTCAAGCTGGCCTTGTTGCAGTTCGTACTGGCCGAGTAAGGCGTCCAGTCGAGCATACTTCAGCTTCATGTTGCGTTCCAACTTTTCGATTCGTGTGGTCTCGTATTCGATTTTCGAATCGATGTTGTCCATGATGTCCTTATAGTTGTCCTGCAATACTGCAAGAGGGCCACCTTCGTACGTGAATTCATTGTACGGTTTGGTGAGTGCTGTCAATTCATCGACCAATTCACCAGCCTTACCCATTTTGACAGAAACTGTGCCATCATATGTCCCCGCGCCTGTGTTGTCGAGGCGGATGGCCATACCCAGCGAATCTCCGGTTGTTCCCGTTATTTCCCATCCCGAGATGGAAGCAGGCTCTCCATTGATCGTTGCGCTTGTTATTTCGTTTCCATCACTGATGATTGAGACATCGTAGATACCTGGCTTGGTTGTTCCTTCAATAAGCGAGGTAAATGTATAGTCCGGCGATTGACTCTCTCCGATATTGTTCGCTGCGAACAGTTCGGCGATGGCATCCGGGTCACTCTGCAAGACTTCATCAAAGAGCTCGTCATCAAGTTTGAGCAGGCCATATGTGGTGGACCCTTCTTCTGCATCGGTCAAAATGCCGAATTGCGATAGGGCAGAATAGTGATCTCCTCTCAAAGTTTCTTGATCCCATGGAACAAAGCCAAGACCAAGGTCTGCGGTAATGTTCTTTAACTTTTGGGAAATCATGTCAATTCCATAGTTTCCGGTAAGGATGGAACCTTCTCCGTCTTCATCGACATCGGTAATTGCCTGAATTTGCGCTCGGACAACGTTCACCTGATCAATGAATTTGATTACGTTGTTTTTAATTTCGGCAGTGTCAGTGACTATATTGACCTGAACATTTGTTCCGGGGTCCGCTTGGTTCAGGTTCAGTGTGATTCCCTCGATAATATCATTGATGCTGTTGCTGGATCGTTCGATCCAACCTCCTCCGGCTGAGGGGAATCCATTGACCCTGATTTGTGAGTTTTGAGCATTTTGGGTTTCATGGAAATCAGATGCACTAAAAATGATATCCCCGGCATTGGATATGACAAGTTGGTTATCACCACCTTGGTCCAAACCATTTATCTGGAGATGGTAAACAGAGCCGTCAAAGATTGTCGATGCGCGAACAAGATCCTTGGAGTCTGCATGATTGTTGATGATATTAACAAATCCTTCGAGTGTCGTTCCTGCTGAAATATTGCTGATGGTGACGGTTTCACCTGCATAGGAAAAACTGAATGAAGTGTTGGAGTCTGTGATGGTCGCGCTGAGGTCGCTGACGCCGGAATTGGTGATGTGAACATCATTAGTGGCGAGTTGCCCTATTTCAATTGTGTGGGATGCTTCCTGAGCTGAACTATCAGCCGTAGCCGTCAAGAGGGTCGAGTTTGTGCTGTTGACAGTTTTGGCCATGAACTCATTGATAGTATCAATACTTTGGAGGGCGGTCTTGAGACTGAGCATCTGCGTATTCAGGGACTTGAATTCCTCGCTTTTGATTTCCCAGCTTGCCTTCCAGTTTTCCAGTCGGTCGACGCGAACCATCTCGGCATCGACCAGACCATCAATAAGTTGGTTGAAGTCGGTCCCGTTTCCGAGGCCGGTAAAGTTGATTGAACCGGAGCTGTAAGTATCGTCTGCCATGGCGTTATTCCTACGTGGAAGTTTTTTCCCTACACATTGGGTCACCATTAATCTGCAAACCTAATGCCACCCTGGCCCAAGCCAATAAAAGGGCCGGACTCTGCATGAGAGCCCGGCCGGAAGTGCGCAACAATGCGACTCGTATCAAGACTAACCGATAAGGGACAGAGCCATTCTCGGCAAGGAGTTGGCCTGAGACAGCATGGAAACCGCTGCCTGAGTCTTGATCTGGTTTCGGACGAACTCGGTCATCTCGGAGGCGACATCAACATCAGAGATTCGAGATTCGGCAGCCTGGACGTTTTCGGCCTGGATTTCCAGAACTGTAACGGTGTTTTCCAGCCTGTTTTGCAAGGCTCCGAGGTTTGCGCGAATCTTATCCTTGGAGATAATCGCGTTACTCAGAACATCCAGGGATTGCTGGGCAAGAGCCTGGGTTGAAATTGAGGCTCCGGCACCAGTTCCGGCACCCAATCCAACGCCAAGAGCCGAAGCGGTCGAGGTGTCGATCTGGATGTAGTAGTAATCTTCCGAAGAGTCATTACCGGTACCAAAGTGAACCTTCAACTGACCGGATGCCTTCAGTCCTGCACCGGAGTGGGTGGAGGAGGACAGGTTTCCGTTCAGCAGGTAAATGCCGTTGAAGTCGGTCGAGTTGGCGATACGGGTAATTTCCGAAGCCATTGCCTGATACTCTGAGTCGATGATCAGGCGCTGATCGGAGTTATAGGTACCCGTGGAGGCCTGCATGGCCAATTCCTTCATACGGATCAGCTTTTCATCGATAACGCCGAGGGCGCCGTCAGCTGTCTGAATAAGGGAGATGGCATCGTTTGCGTTACGAATACCCTGATTGAGGGACGTAATGTCGGCGCGCATCAACTCTCGGACAGCCAGACCAGCAGCATCATCCGAGGATTGGGTAATACGCATTCCCGAAGACAGGCGACGGGTTGACGTTTCCAAAGCTCCAAACGAACTTCCCAAGTTGCGGGCTGCGTTCATTGCCATCAAGTTGTTGTTAATAACCAGAGCCATAATTTCCTCCTTGAAATTGTTTCGGCTTCCATGCCTGAGATTTTCCACCCGAAATATCTTTACCGGGCAAATCTCTCGCTTGTTGATTTACTCATCGTCTTCTCTGAAGAAAACTTTAGGTCTTGTGAACGATTTTTTATATTCATGAAATAAAAGGGGGATACGTCGCATTAAACTTAAGAATAGAAAGAGAAGAGCCGGTCAGATCAGTACTTTTACGCATGATCAGGCCGGCTCCTTTCTTGATTTGAGGGTAAAAGAGAGTTGCTTATAGTCTCGCAGGTTGGCTTAGAAAAGTATTTCGCATGTGAGAACAGAGCTTCTTCAGACGTATCTCATAGGTGTGCTCGGCATGAATTCGCTTCAAGGCAGCGTTTATAATGCGTTTGCGGGTGTGATGATCTTTTAGGGAGCGTTCTATGAGTGAAGGAATTTCATCCGGATCTCGATAAACGACAACTTCGGATTCAAGGTCGAAAAGGGATTCCATTTGGTCACGGTAGTCTGTCAGAACAAAAGCGCCACTCGCCGGGACATCGAAAACGCGTTGATTGACTGCTCCAATCATTTGTCGGCTGGTGCAATTGAAGTTGACTGTTGATTGCGGGTAAAATCGGGGTAAGTCTTCATAGTAGTCAATGCCGGGGAGATAGTGCCATCGCTTATCATCCTGAAACAGTGATAGCCAGCCCGTGTCTCCAACGACAAGGGGGTGATGGGGGAGTGTCTTTCGCACACATTTCAGGCGATATTGTCTGGTTGCTTCCCAAGTCAGGAGCGATTCCAGAGCAAGTTTGCTTTCCTGGGTTGGTTGCTTCTCAAGGAGTGCTGCCCAGGATGATGCATTCGTTTGAAGATATGTGGCGACATCGCAGGTGCCGGATTTTTCGAAATCAGCTGCAATTGTAGGAAATGTTGAAGCCCATGGTTCGGTGAGGTGCGATAGTTCGAGGCTTTTGGCGACTGCTTGCGTCATGGAATTTCCCACAAACGAGACATCGGATTGCCATGATTTGACATCGTACGAGAAATTCTTCTGGCTGAATCTTTGGGGATCAGTCGCTAACGGGAGGTAGTATGTGTTGGCGAATCCTTTGCGCCGTAATGGTTCGAGGTTGCCCGCATCATACGTGAAAATAGCGGTGTTATCGGTTCCGGGGTGGGTATAATGGTGTAGAATCAAATGAGGATTATCAACGAACCAGGATGCAAGCGGCAGGTGAAGTTCTTCTAAAAGAGCAGCAAGTTTTCCCTGTCGATCCAATCCGAAATGGTTAACCGTGAGCACGAAATCCGGCTTGAAATCGATGACTGCTTTGAGCAACTCTTCAATGAAAGCCTGTTCCCCCAAGCCTGTTGTATTAATTTTAAGCGCTCGATGCTCGATCTCAAGCCGTTGGAGAGACGTCTGGATTTCATTACAGAGAAAATATTGGGAATCGAAGAAAAGAATGCGTGGCGATGTTGCCTGGAATTTGGGATATTGCGCCTGTGTCCAAAAATCGTATTGAGCAGGAGATTTCAGGGATTCGATTAAAGTGCCGTAGAATTCTCTGTCGAGTCTTGGGTAGAGCGGGAGGACCACTGGAGCAAAGGGCATTCCTCCATTCTTGGTCTGCCATGCGAAGAGTTCTTCAAGTATCTTTTGGGGAGAGTTTTCGTTGAGCCAGAGAATATTCGGATTTTCCCCAAGATCCCTTTGAGATCCGGTTATACGGGAAATTTCATGTTCTCGATCAATGACTGCCACGAGCCTTTTCTGTTGGAGCAGCGTTGAGATGCCATGCCCTAATCCGGCTCCTATAAAGACGGGAAGGCTCTTCTTAGGAATCCTTGAGATCAGATCCAGTTCTTTCTGTTTGCCATATCGTCCCCAGAGGTGCCATGTCTTTCCATCTCGAATTATGCGGATGTCAACTGGCCCGTCGGCATCGGAGATGCTTTCGACAGTGTAAGGCAGAGTGTTTTTCATGGAAGTATATTATGGTATAGCGGCCACTTTCCGCAAGGAGGCTTCTTTCTCTATATATTATGTAATGGCAAGACCGCACCCATTTGAAGGGGCGCGGTCTTGTTGAGGTCTTTATTCGAGAGGGGGAGGGGGCAGCTTAATCTCCAAACAGCCCTTTGACAGCTTTCCCGATAGAGTCCGTTCCGCCAGTCACTCCTTCAACCGCGTTGTTAAGTTGTTTTTTCAACTCTTTTCCAACATTGCTGACTGTACCGGAGATGTCTCCTGTCATTTCCTTGAGAACTATGGAAAACGCTTCGGCCGGAGACGTTTTGCTTTCCTTGCCTATGTCTTTCAGATGAATGTCGGGAAGGTCAATTCCCATGCCGCCCTCTCCGAATATTTTCATGAGTGACCCACCAAGATTGATCGTGCCATTCTTGACAATAAAATTGTTGATTTGGATATTCTTTTCTGAGCCGGACTCATCGGATGCTTCAGTATTCTTGGTCGCTTTTTGGTCACTCGCAATAGCTTGGTTGATATTGTTCAGGATAGTCTGGAAATTGTCAGTCTTCCCTTTTTGTTCATAGCTGATGACTGGAGCATCAATATATATCTCATCAATAATAATGGTATCCGAAGTCAATGATCCCTTGTCCACCTTAACTCTGATCGTATCGCATTCAATCGCACTGGGCATGGTGAACCCTTTGGGGTTGCCAAGGAGGAATCCACTGAGGGAGCCTGAGCCAGAAAGGATTGATATGTCGGCAGAATCGAGTTTGACGGCTGTCTTGGTCATTGCCGGTCCATATTCTTCTGTCGCGGTTTTGATGAGTGTGCCGAGATTGAGCACTGCCAGAACGATGATGGCAATGATACCCAATATTATAGCTCCTCCACCAATAAAGATATATTTTTTCATGTAAGCTCCTTTTGAAAATTGATTCAACGAAATCGTAAATGAGTTATTGTATGAGCGCAACCGGCACTTTGTAAAAAAGTGGTTAGGAAAGATCTGGGAAAGGTGGACTTGAGAAGTGGATCATTTGGTTCGTGGGGATGGAAGCGAAACCTGTATCAAGCGATGGGCCTCGGGGTTGTGGTGGAGAGGGAGCACCGTCAAAGACGGTAGCTTCGAGATTCAGGCAGAACTCGCCTGCAAGGTCAGCCGCTTCATTCATCATTTGGGTAAGGGTCGTGCTTTTTTTCTTCCCTGTCACAGGATGGGAAAAGTCAATTTCTCCAGCTAGAAATGGCCCTTGCTCCAAGAGCTGCGGTGCATAAAATAGGGATATTATCTCTTTTAATACCGCTGGGCTATAGGGTTTGATCCCGTAGGTTGTTCGTGCGATCCATCCTGTGGTGGTCAGGGTCTGTAGGGTGCTGAAAATACTCCAAGCCGTGCCAAGCTGCTCCATGACATTCGCGGATGGCATTTTGGCCATGTCGGCAATCCCATGTACAGGAAGTCCTTTTGAAATCAGTTTGTTGCACTTTTTCAGTTGGTTTTTGATGCAATAGGTCGGGTGTTTGATTTTTTGAGGACATACGACCATGTCCATAAGTGATTCAAGAGCTCTATGGCGCTGCCTGGCTATGCTCTTGCTGGAAGGAGATTGATCGTAATAATTGCCTGTGAAGTACCAGACAAAGGGATGCATGATGGTATCGGCGAAGAGATGTGAGACCATACCGACCAGCACTGATATTGGGAGGGCGGTTGACTTGACCGACTGAATCTGTTGGAGCTGCATCGTGACTATGTGAAAGGTATCCTGACCATCGACTCCATGGAGTTGATGGGAAAGAGCCTCCAGGCGTTTCCCTCCGGGCATGACTGCATAAAAAAGGGCGTCATGAAATATGGAGCCGAGAAGCAGGCCATTGGGTTCCTGA comes from the Pseudodesulfovibrio piezophilus C1TLV30 genome and includes:
- a CDS encoding OmpA family protein — translated: MKKILLLGLLSILAACGHIDASLSEPPTIYHDVPVRKSSLQVSIHPKGKEYRPLTAYIPPFIIQQPNSDYRHLANTFAEIFHYAWTEERLFPTQELRHDTLNKGMQEALAQARFRGADLLVLGYVPYFYAGHTLDDTAITIAIKIYSTESGELLWDMIQSGRIAKRETEDYIVFQQAYRMSEGPFNKIIRAIAKDMALPLKGWLPTPDSNYPFAANVQEVKANLTAEPLAPAPLKTSTDQQKIETDLPPETTAKQPSAKEVPSQRPQVKGVNLDIHFKFDNAIIDQESYTLLDSVGQAMTSPELTGKSIIIAGHTDATGSELYNLNLSKKRAQAVKEYLVSKWNIAPETMQAVGYGQSRPLTTGKTAADLKKNRRVEIRLAE
- a CDS encoding YIP1 family protein, whose product is MEIICPECQFGREVDETKIPARSAMATCPKCRTKFQFRDIPEDDFVIEEQEETSTLPTTPPAQTTHEEIPSDQAETVSPTPKNSDKKRKMEEESDLPSLTAPGEKTEEGLWEKLDSMRPPETSREQNHTEEPREKSYQQKNQEPVPGWTGEFNEDFPDPMQESLKSEEEEHNSILVPPPFEQLDRYGFFPGLFLTIKLILTSPKLFFSVMPVGGGLSKPLAFAILLPMIQELFQFLWGLGGLSPLTGNNNSLTNEVSSTAMLTILLLMPAVVTAGQFLMAGLYHLLLKLTQEDRQGFEGTFRVLAYSNTPVILGLFPMPTMNIQLGWMCITVILRLALTVVGLKQVHSSSYSKIIPITLIPILLAMIAGFYSANSSGLLI
- a CDS encoding glycosyltransferase family protein yields the protein MSISLIQEYTHSVLTFDFKKPEAIHNEKLSKKQDEMETFIQRTVNLHAKSGACTLILFGLGSGSHALALAEALPQEMNLIVCETGLTTARDFLKNNPEWHSSTRKAVACDTSPWALLYLLFTIGITTKNAHTALNPDLDEKTKNKFQSLQRLFISARPHQAINSSYLSHVAVQAPDLSVGVILHPEEPDLETFFAQFPDWIKEIVVIWDSHEVPAKEFRCEANIRHFAHPLEDFADQRNLMLEKCDGEWILYLDGDEMFSEDTWALFTALLLIKRLEACYFPRMTLYPDSENSKIGFGLWPDLQLRLFKNLPGITFDRPVHERLHGITGRTALAVDAPIVHFSRLRKGTKELTAKLERFDKAGGDRIHHILNNEYPSLKRSHFAEASFIAGTLQVMLLEENPV
- a CDS encoding glycosyltransferase family 4 protein, which codes for MSDSRIRVLHVVKSLNLGGTEKVMRLLVANLDRQRFNPVVYAAGNGEVGTQLRAQGITTHIGGDILKLLHSFQPHIVHIHRAGWPEPGQLTPMKLAKIPVVVETNVFGHHDPSPAALILDRTLFVSKFCLDRFAHVHGINACPPRYSFLYNPVDTDFLAKHALKNKDFSLPIAGRISRADPGKWSSLALEILPRLVQDIPNFQYHIIGGIPEAYDYVNTHRLDQNVVFHDPVHTDAEVADFMNELSLLAHANDTGESFGLVIAEAMACGLPVVTHPCEGLKDNAQLELVEHGVTGLVARTLEDYVGAVKYLLTHPEEAKRMGQNGQSKAAQLYRMQDIAAQLETIYTELLTLKGITS
- the fliS gene encoding flagellar export chaperone FliS; its protein translation is MANPARAYLATQVETTTQGELLIMLYDAAIKFLKRAKLEIDNKDFAKKGIYISKAMAIIHELSESLNKEKGGEITPRLAQLYMFCTSQLLKANIRLDKKMIDDVIKILDGIRSAYVQIVPTEEGKAAPGDSRQISAKGTEPMAPSVPVAPPIMPQSASPAQPSAPQKTQTQPKPTTGEQPTPPQNEEPAKLRSAFNAAKFRAANAYSNNNG
- the fliD gene encoding flagellar filament capping protein FliD; protein product: MADDTYSSGSINFTGLGNGTDFNQLIDGLVDAEMVRVDRLENWKASWEIKSEEFKSLNTQMLSLKTALQSIDTINEFMAKTVNSTNSTLLTATADSSAQEASHTIEIGQLATNDVHITNSGVSDLSATITDSNTSFSFSYAGETVTISNISAGTTLEGFVNIINNHADSKDLVRASTIFDGSVYHLQINGLDQGGDNQLVISNAGDIIFSASDFHETQNAQNSQIRVNGFPSAGGGWIERSSNSINDIIEGITLNLNQADPGTNVQVNIVTDTAEIKNNVIKFIDQVNVVRAQIQAITDVDEDGEGSILTGNYGIDMISQKLKNITADLGLGFVPWDQETLRGDHYSALSQFGILTDAEEGSTTYGLLKLDDELFDEVLQSDPDAIAELFAANNIGESQSPDYTFTSLIEGTTKPGIYDVSIISDGNEITSATINGEPASISGWEITGTTGDSLGMAIRLDNTGAGTYDGTVSVKMGKAGELVDELTALTKPYNEFTYEGGPLAVLQDNYKDIMDNIDSKIEYETTRIEKLERNMKLKYARLDALLGQYELQQGQLESSLAQLE
- a CDS encoding flagellin N-terminal helical domain-containing protein, whose protein sequence is MALVINNNLMAMNAARNLGSSFGALETSTRRLSSGMRITQSSDDAAGLAVRELMRADITSLNQGIRNANDAISLIQTADGALGVIDEKLIRMKELAMQASTGTYNSDQRLIIDSEYQAMASEITRIANSTDFNGIYLLNGNLSSSTHSGAGLKASGQLKVHFGTGNDSSEDYYYIQIDTSTASALGVGLGAGTGAGASISTQALAQQSLDVLSNAIISKDKIRANLGALQNRLENTVTVLEIQAENVQAAESRISDVDVASEMTEFVRNQIKTQAAVSMLSQANSLPRMALSLIG